The following are encoded together in the Dickeya lacustris genome:
- a CDS encoding HofP DNA utilization family protein codes for MTPIRWGLFGIWLFSGQIIAAAQLAPVRDPFAPPAPPCHAVSGANNWQLRGVMGSASGWMGWLVQENRWLRITEGDVISPDGWTVSRVDTHGVTLLPPSGAIRCRNDPLRLPAPLLPTPTLPTVPLSTVPLSTVLSRQ; via the coding sequence ATGACGCCGATAAGATGGGGGCTGTTTGGGATATGGTTATTCAGTGGGCAAATTATCGCGGCAGCGCAACTGGCACCGGTTCGCGATCCTTTTGCGCCGCCAGCACCGCCTTGTCACGCGGTATCTGGCGCTAATAACTGGCAATTAAGAGGCGTGATGGGGTCAGCATCGGGCTGGATGGGGTGGTTGGTACAGGAAAATCGTTGGTTACGTATTACTGAAGGTGACGTCATTTCCCCTGATGGCTGGACAGTTAGCCGGGTCGATACCCATGGCGTAACGCTGCTGCCACCGTCGGGAGCAATACGATGTCGCAACGATCCCCTGCGTTTACCCGCACCGCTATTACCCACACCGACATTACCCACAGTGCCATTATCCACAGTGCCGTTATCCACAGTGCTATCGCGTCAGTAG
- a CDS encoding PilN domain-containing protein — protein sequence MLMINLLPWRQRLAYRRARFALVVSVGALLLALTLAISACSDRQQQRLRLERHVISAQEQRVRYERLYRQMHNDWLAYEKQQALQLARRQGRLQNQRYQQLLEQLPVRVPDAVWFTEMEGVDKQLHVSGMGHSYDDIMRLVNRLSEWPVVERVRLEHVRLEATSGSLLRFSLRLNWRKFGASQGE from the coding sequence ATGTTGATGATTAATCTCTTGCCCTGGCGTCAACGGTTGGCCTATCGGCGTGCCCGATTCGCTCTGGTCGTGAGTGTGGGCGCGTTGCTGCTGGCGTTAACGCTAGCGATAAGCGCCTGTAGTGACAGGCAGCAACAGCGCCTTCGGCTAGAGCGGCACGTTATCAGCGCCCAGGAACAACGGGTTCGCTATGAGCGCCTTTATCGTCAGATGCACAATGACTGGCTGGCGTATGAAAAACAGCAAGCGTTACAGTTAGCCCGGCGACAGGGGCGATTGCAGAATCAGCGTTATCAGCAATTACTGGAACAATTGCCGGTACGAGTGCCTGATGCCGTTTGGTTCACCGAGATGGAAGGCGTAGATAAGCAATTGCACGTATCCGGGATGGGCCATAGCTATGATGACATCATGCGCCTGGTCAACCGCCTGTCGGAATGGCCTGTGGTTGAGCGAGTGCGGCTTGAGCATGTGCGCCTTGAGGCGACATCGGGCTCGTTGCTGCGCTTTTCGTTACGCCTGAACTGGCGGAAATTCGGCGCGTCTCAGGGGGAATAA
- the pilM gene encoding type IV pilus biogenesis protein PilM, with product MVYPIWQVGLDIQHDMVRALAVQRRRHGWQLRDWWQLPLPDETLRGASLHHPEALCTVLRQWRKGLPRYISLRVGFPASRVLLQRLAIPDPRLREPYRGGYIRSRMAQLLPVGVEDIALDYRPDPQAPESLLVIAARQTELNAWLHCLTQAGLRADSVDITPCALRCMAAFAGLAQDRLLIHRVSDHWLWVSPLNEPLAFGTLHSDEIADESTLLTAVNARYQQSEWRDAYLSATREPPMQQGTSGLLDWSVLGAFHIHPPLPANPAAFAIAAGLAVRAEDSLC from the coding sequence ATGGTTTATCCCATCTGGCAGGTTGGGCTGGACATCCAGCATGATATGGTGCGTGCTTTGGCCGTTCAGCGCCGCCGACATGGTTGGCAATTGCGTGATTGGTGGCAACTGCCTTTGCCGGACGAAACGTTACGCGGCGCTAGTCTACATCATCCTGAGGCGCTTTGTACGGTTCTTCGTCAATGGCGTAAGGGATTACCGCGTTACATCTCACTGCGTGTGGGATTCCCCGCTTCACGGGTATTGCTACAGCGGCTGGCGATACCCGACCCGCGTTTGCGTGAGCCCTATCGTGGCGGATATATCCGCAGCCGGATGGCGCAATTACTGCCTGTTGGCGTTGAGGATATCGCACTGGATTATCGCCCCGATCCCCAGGCGCCAGAGTCATTACTGGTGATTGCAGCACGGCAAACGGAGCTTAATGCCTGGTTGCACTGCCTGACGCAAGCAGGATTACGGGCGGATAGTGTTGATATCACGCCGTGTGCGCTGCGCTGTATGGCGGCATTTGCCGGTTTGGCGCAAGATCGCTTGCTGATACACCGCGTTAGCGATCATTGGTTGTGGGTGTCGCCACTCAATGAACCGTTGGCATTTGGTACGCTGCATTCAGATGAGATTGCCGATGAGTCTACGTTGCTCACCGCAGTGAATGCGCGCTACCAGCAAAGTGAGTGGCGCGATGCGTATCTGAGCGCGACCCGAGAGCCGCCGATGCAGCAAGGCACATCCGGTTTGCTTGATTGGTCTGTCTTGGGCGCTTTTCACATTCATCCTCCTTTGCCCGCCAACCCGGCGGCATTTGCTATCGCCGCTGGGTTAGCGGTTAGAGCGGAGGATAGCCTATGTTGA
- the dam gene encoding adenine-specific DNA-methyltransferase, with translation MKKNRAFLKWAGGKYPLVEEIRRYLPAGERLIEPFVGAGSVFLNTDYDSYILADINSDLINLYNIVKNKTDEFIGDARKLFIDEMNTSEAFYRLRDEFNLCTHDYRRALLFLYLNRHCYNGLCRYNMRGAFNVPFGRYKKPYFPEEELYWFAQKAQNAVFVCEHYEQTLTNALSGSVVYCDPPYAPLSATANFTAYHTNNFNTQDQQNLAQLAQRLSSQGHIPVLISNHDTVLTREWYRGASALYVVKARRTISRNISGRSKVNELLALYC, from the coding sequence ATGAAGAAAAACCGCGCGTTCTTAAAATGGGCTGGTGGTAAATATCCGCTGGTAGAAGAGATTCGTCGATATCTGCCAGCCGGAGAGCGATTAATCGAGCCTTTCGTCGGTGCTGGGTCTGTGTTTCTTAATACCGACTACGACAGCTACATTCTGGCGGATATCAACAGTGATCTGATCAATCTGTATAACATCGTCAAAAACAAAACCGATGAGTTTATTGGTGATGCCCGCAAATTGTTTATTGATGAAATGAATACATCTGAGGCGTTTTACCGCTTAAGGGATGAATTTAACCTTTGTACCCATGACTATCGTCGGGCGCTGTTGTTCTTGTATCTAAACCGCCATTGTTATAACGGGTTATGCCGTTACAACATGCGCGGAGCGTTTAATGTGCCTTTTGGCCGTTATAAGAAACCCTATTTTCCTGAAGAAGAGCTGTACTGGTTCGCGCAAAAGGCGCAGAACGCGGTCTTTGTTTGTGAACATTATGAGCAAACATTAACCAATGCGTTATCCGGTTCGGTGGTGTATTGCGATCCACCGTATGCGCCTTTATCGGCAACGGCGAACTTTACCGCCTACCACACCAACAATTTCAACACGCAAGACCAGCAAAACCTGGCGCAATTGGCGCAGCGATTATCATCTCAGGGCCATATTCCGGTCTTGATTTCCAATCATGATACGGTGCTGACCCGCGAGTGGTATCGCGGAGCCTCTGCATTGTATGTGGTAAAGGCGCGTCGAACCATTAGCCGCAATATTTCTGGCCGCAGCAAAGTCAATGAGTTGCTGGCGTTATATTGTTAG
- the aroK gene encoding shikimate kinase AroK, translating into MAEKRNIFLVGPMGAGKSTIGRQLAQQLNMEFFDSDQEIERRTGADVGWVFDVEGEEGFREREEKVINELTEKQGIVLATGGGSVKSRETRNRLSARGVVVYLETTIEKQLARTQRDKKRPLLQVETPPREVLEALAKERNPLYEEIADVTIRTDEQSAKVVANQIISMLENN; encoded by the coding sequence ATGGCAGAGAAACGCAATATCTTTCTGGTTGGGCCTATGGGTGCCGGCAAAAGCACTATTGGCCGTCAGTTAGCGCAGCAGCTCAATATGGAATTTTTCGACTCCGATCAAGAAATTGAGCGACGTACCGGGGCTGATGTGGGCTGGGTATTCGATGTGGAAGGAGAAGAAGGCTTCCGCGAGCGCGAAGAGAAAGTCATTAATGAATTGACAGAAAAACAGGGCATTGTGCTGGCGACAGGCGGTGGGTCGGTGAAATCCCGCGAAACTCGCAATCGTCTGTCTGCACGCGGCGTGGTGGTCTATCTGGAAACGACTATCGAGAAGCAACTGGCCCGTACTCAACGCGATAAGAAGCGCCCACTGTTACAGGTTGAAACCCCACCACGTGAAGTGTTGGAGGCGTTGGCGAAAGAGCGCAACCCGCTGTATGAAGAAATCGCTGATGTCACCATTCGTACTGATGAACAAAGCGCCAAAGTCGTTGCTAACCAGATTATCAGTATGCTGGAAAACAACTGA
- the aroB gene encoding 3-dehydroquinate synthase gives MERVTVTLGERSYPITIAAGLFNEAASFMPLKAGDQVMLVTNETLAPLYLDTVRDVLETVGVRVDQVILPDGEQYKSLTVLEQVFSALLAKPHGRDTTLVALGGGVIGDLTGFAAASYQRGVRFIQVPTTLLSQVDSSVGGKTAVNHPLGKNMIGAFYQPASVVVDLNCLKTLPARELSSGLAEVIKYGIILDRVFFEWLEVHIEALRNLQDDALAYCIRRCCELKAEVVAADERESGLRALLNLGHTYGHAIEAEMGYGNWLHGEAVSAGMVMAAQAARRLGQLSAWDVERIKLLLLRAGLPVTGPKEMAPEAYLPHMMRDKKVLAGELRLVLPTAIGQSEVRGGIAHELVLASIADCLP, from the coding sequence ATGGAAAGAGTTACCGTCACCCTTGGGGAACGCAGTTACCCTATTACGATAGCCGCTGGCCTTTTTAATGAAGCCGCCTCTTTTATGCCGCTCAAAGCGGGCGATCAGGTGATGCTGGTGACAAATGAAACACTGGCACCGCTTTATCTTGACACTGTGCGTGATGTGTTAGAAACCGTTGGTGTGCGGGTGGATCAGGTGATTTTGCCTGATGGCGAGCAGTATAAATCGCTGACGGTTCTGGAGCAGGTTTTTTCCGCCCTGCTGGCAAAACCGCACGGTCGTGATACCACGCTGGTGGCGCTGGGTGGCGGTGTCATTGGTGATTTAACCGGATTTGCCGCCGCCAGTTATCAACGCGGTGTGCGGTTCATTCAGGTGCCTACCACACTCCTTTCACAGGTTGACTCCTCTGTCGGGGGTAAAACTGCCGTCAATCACCCGTTGGGGAAAAACATGATTGGTGCGTTTTATCAACCCGCATCGGTGGTGGTTGATCTGAATTGTCTGAAAACGCTGCCAGCACGTGAGTTGTCCTCTGGGCTTGCGGAGGTCATCAAGTACGGCATCATTTTGGATAGAGTATTCTTTGAGTGGCTTGAGGTTCACATTGAAGCGCTCAGGAACTTGCAGGATGACGCATTGGCGTATTGCATCCGCCGTTGCTGCGAGCTAAAGGCGGAAGTCGTGGCGGCTGATGAGCGCGAATCCGGTTTACGCGCCCTGCTGAATTTAGGTCATACCTACGGACACGCGATCGAAGCAGAAATGGGGTATGGCAACTGGCTTCATGGCGAAGCCGTATCCGCAGGTATGGTGATGGCGGCACAGGCGGCTCGTCGCCTCGGGCAATTGAGTGCCTGGGATGTTGAGCGTATTAAACTGTTGCTGTTGAGGGCCGGGTTGCCGGTTACGGGCCCGAAAGAGATGGCTCCTGAGGCCTATTTGCCTCACATGATGCGTGATAAGAAAGTGCTGGCGGGTGAGTTGCGTCTGGTGCTGCCTACGGCGATTGGTCAGTCCGAAGTTCGTGGTGGCATTGCACATGAGCTGGTTCTGGCGTCCATTGCTGATTGCCTCCCCTGA
- the hofQ gene encoding DNA uptake porin HofQ, with amino-acid sequence MSTGCIARCLCGVLLLAALSVNARDGQPISLVFEDAPVQKVLQALADHQQLNLVVAPGVSGNLSLNLHQIPWQQALEIILQMGQLSLEQHGTVMMVYPDSHIKVRQQQQEEYAEKQRQQLPLQNRAFALQYAEASEVLSNLQSQKGTLLTARGSASVDKRTNTLLVRDTGDALVQVDAWITTLDKPVAQVQLAAHIVTISSEHLNALGVNWGMSEAASSAQQALQMHRFNVNLPVESPSINAGFHLARLSGRLLDLELTALEQENEVEIIASPRLFTAHQQTASIKQGTEIPYQVSSGASGSTSIEFKEAVLGMEVTPKILHNGQITLNLLISQNMPGRAIKQGEDGEALAIDKQEIQTQVTVQDGETIVLGGIFQQQKNQGARQVPGLATLPGIGYWFRSTSQQHTRRELVIFITPTLIASAKGAATAG; translated from the coding sequence ATGAGTACAGGATGTATAGCGCGTTGTCTTTGCGGTGTGCTGCTGCTGGCGGCGTTGAGTGTGAACGCCCGTGATGGACAGCCGATTTCACTGGTCTTTGAGGATGCGCCGGTACAAAAAGTCTTACAGGCATTAGCTGACCATCAGCAACTCAATCTGGTGGTTGCGCCAGGGGTAAGTGGCAATCTTAGCCTTAATTTACACCAAATACCCTGGCAGCAGGCGCTTGAGATTATTCTCCAGATGGGGCAGCTCTCGCTTGAGCAGCACGGCACCGTGATGATGGTGTATCCCGACAGCCATATAAAAGTACGCCAGCAACAGCAGGAGGAATACGCAGAAAAGCAGCGCCAGCAATTGCCGTTACAGAATCGTGCCTTCGCATTGCAATATGCAGAGGCAAGCGAGGTGCTATCGAATTTGCAAAGTCAAAAAGGGACGCTGCTTACGGCGCGCGGCAGCGCATCGGTGGATAAACGCACCAACACCCTGCTAGTGCGTGACACCGGCGATGCGCTGGTGCAGGTTGACGCCTGGATTACCACATTGGATAAGCCCGTCGCGCAAGTTCAATTGGCTGCGCACATTGTGACGATAAGTAGCGAACACCTGAACGCGCTTGGGGTCAACTGGGGCATGTCCGAGGCGGCCAGTTCGGCGCAACAGGCGCTGCAAATGCACCGTTTTAATGTCAACCTGCCTGTTGAGTCACCCTCTATCAATGCGGGTTTTCATTTGGCTCGCCTTAGCGGGCGTTTGCTGGATTTAGAACTGACCGCGCTGGAACAGGAAAATGAAGTAGAGATTATCGCCAGTCCGCGTTTATTTACCGCGCATCAGCAGACTGCCAGCATCAAGCAGGGGACTGAAATTCCTTATCAGGTATCCAGCGGTGCCAGCGGCTCGACGTCGATTGAATTTAAAGAGGCGGTGCTGGGGATGGAGGTGACACCGAAGATTTTGCATAACGGCCAGATAACGCTCAACTTGTTGATTAGCCAGAACATGCCGGGGCGCGCTATCAAGCAGGGCGAGGACGGTGAAGCGCTGGCGATTGATAAACAGGAAATCCAGACACAGGTAACGGTGCAGGATGGCGAAACCATTGTACTGGGCGGGATTTTTCAGCAGCAAAAAAATCAAGGCGCGCGCCAGGTTCCAGGATTGGCAACCCTGCCGGGAATTGGCTACTGGTTTCGCAGCACCAGTCAGCAACATACCCGACGCGAATTGGTGATTTTCATTACTCCGACGCTCATTGCGTCGGCGAAGGGCGCAGCCACCGCAGGCTGA
- the damX gene encoding cell division protein DamX, translating to MDEFNPEDALKPDTSDRRPARQQKRGKSLSAPSVSLSKQHTMIGIGIVVLVLLIIGIGSALQSPGQNSAAPASSGGGKNIDLASSMSDNQSATVTPAPSAPAAANSGAPQPLSGQPIAGTPTQAPLVPQNSNQQRIELPGNITDALSQPQQQERVNAFSAGLPTEPATVYSPPTKGGRAPSPSASVEKAPAPAPTRTQPEKVEKPSSHKSPEPKPEPKEAAHPVVNTHKTPTTALVPAPSSKPSVAPKPATAVVPHSAATPVATPTATGASIQGAPASHFTLQLSSASREDSLKTYARELRLTNYWVYETKRDGRPWYVLVNGVYASSEDAKRAISSLPADVQAKKPWVRPIRQVKQDVTK from the coding sequence ATGGATGAGTTTAATCCAGAAGATGCGTTGAAGCCGGATACCAGCGATCGACGGCCCGCGCGTCAGCAGAAACGTGGTAAAAGCCTTTCTGCCCCCAGTGTTTCGTTATCCAAACAACATACTATGATTGGTATCGGCATCGTTGTTTTGGTGCTGTTGATTATTGGTATCGGTTCAGCGCTTCAGTCGCCGGGTCAAAATTCGGCGGCGCCAGCCTCTTCCGGGGGTGGGAAAAACATTGATTTAGCCTCATCGATGTCTGATAACCAGAGCGCAACTGTTACGCCAGCGCCTTCCGCGCCAGCGGCGGCGAATTCTGGTGCGCCGCAGCCATTGAGCGGGCAGCCGATTGCTGGCACGCCGACGCAAGCGCCGCTGGTGCCGCAGAACAGTAACCAGCAGCGTATCGAGCTACCTGGCAACATTACGGATGCGTTATCTCAGCCGCAGCAGCAGGAGCGCGTAAATGCATTCTCTGCCGGTCTTCCTACCGAACCTGCGACGGTGTATTCCCCGCCGACTAAAGGTGGCCGTGCGCCATCGCCATCGGCATCGGTAGAAAAGGCACCAGCACCTGCGCCAACGCGCACTCAGCCGGAGAAGGTTGAAAAGCCGTCATCGCATAAGTCGCCAGAGCCGAAACCCGAGCCGAAAGAGGCCGCGCATCCGGTTGTGAATACGCATAAAACGCCAACGACAGCGTTGGTGCCTGCGCCATCGAGCAAACCGTCCGTTGCGCCTAAACCTGCAACTGCGGTTGTGCCCCATAGTGCCGCCACACCGGTTGCAACACCGACTGCAACGGGGGCGTCGATTCAAGGTGCGCCTGCGAGCCATTTTACGTTGCAGCTCAGTAGTGCTTCTCGCGAAGATTCGTTGAAGACGTATGCCAGAGAACTGCGTCTGACGAATTATTGGGTGTATGAAACAAAGCGTGATGGTCGCCCTTGGTATGTTTTGGTGAATGGCGTATATGCCTCGTCGGAAGATGCTAAACGTGCGATTTCGTCGCTGCCTGCTGATGTTCAGGCGAAAAAACCCTGGGTCAGGCCGATCCGTCAGGTGAAGCAGGACGTAACCAAGTAA